A segment of the Trifolium pratense cultivar HEN17-A07 linkage group LG7, ARS_RC_1.1, whole genome shotgun sequence genome:
CCTCCGTCTCCACCTAATATAAATAGTTTGAAATTTATTAGAATTAGTTGAATATTTTTAACGTAATTACAAACTAGTTATGATTAGTTGATAATCCGTTATATGTGTCACTTTAGaatcactatatatataataaataaaaaatgcattacCTTCGCTAAAATCATTCAACGTGAGTGATGCTGGTGTGGATGATGAAACTGGTGGGGAACACTTGTATTGAGTGTATGATTTTCCGCTACATTTTAGTGTTCCGGAGGGTTGGCAGGTGCCACCACCACCGCTTGGTGGTGATGGAGGTGGATTGGTTCCGCTACAGATGCGGGTCCCAACGTCAGGGTCATCATTGCATTTACCATTGATGCAAATGAGTTGACCAGAACAATCATCAAGAGTTTTGCACGGTCCATTGCATGATGATAGAGCGTTTGCGAGGAAAGGAATGCTTATGATGTTGAAAAGGAAAATGGAAGATAGAAACATAAGGTTTGACATGGAAGCCATTGTGATTAGAATAGAGACAGTTAGTATAGTTTTTGTGTTACTTTGCCATGTTATTGCATATCCTTATATAGAGTTCCCAAAATAAAATCGTACCCGACTTGGAGTTATTATACTTAGATTAGATAGAATACAAATTGAGCATACTATTCTGAAAATTGGAACAAATTGCAAAATTCGACTAAGGTATGTTTTTTTTACACACTTTTTTAAAACAGcgttgctatatatatatatgacgaAAATATTTGTGCGAAATTCGACGTACACACGCACACATAAGCTTATTTTCTTTCTTAacttatttgtataagttattttctataagttaaaaaataattcagttCAAATATGTCTTCAATAACCTATATCTAATCTAACAACAACTTGTACCAATTCAATTATAATAATCGACAAAATACAAGAAGATAAAATGTCAAAAGATTGGATGAAGAAGCCACTATACTAATACTAGCTATAATAGCTAAATAAAGTCATAGTTGCCAATTGAAGCAGAAAATTGGACTCGCCAAACTTAAGAATTAAGACGCACCCCTAAGTCCTAAGTTATTCGGCGtcaacaaaggaaaaaaaataacttctaggagattgaatttgaatctatctctcttgtatttttttttaaacttggtatccgaccttaggaccgactaattcaagggaactaatctcaccgcccacttgcgggggtccatttaaagccaaagtttttttgctctgtatgaacTTAGCTCACCGAAATTGACATCAGGggaaatcgaacctgagaccttgagaggagcatactccaatgacccaaaccaacaccactagaccaaccccaaaTGGGTTATCTCGTATTATTATCTCTCGCCTTAGTCTTAtctatcattttctttttataaaccacattaaaattaaaatacactAAAACTAACAAACTTTCTGGCTATATGGTTGAAGAGATAAGGATTTACCAAAACATTGAACTCAAGTAGTTAATGAGTTTCATTAAAGAATGAATTGTTTGAGGAATCCAAATTTGATTCGTGGATTGAACAATTTCTtaaacaaactttatttatctcACGGTCGAACTCTAAATTACTAGAGTTCATTTCCCCGAAAAATCTAAgggttaaaaaaagaaaaagaaaaagataccTAACCTAAAATGCATACTCTCTCCAATCTCATATGTAAATTTCTACTTTTTAAAGTTCATTCGGAAATAGAATTGGGATGTCAAATAAAgctttataaaaaaagaatgaatatcAAGATCATCACGGAATGTCCGATGATAATTTCTTGCAACTAGAAAACAACAATGCTCAATCAAGTTACGAGAAACCTAAATTTGTTTTatcattaatgttttttttttttgtcctttgaTGAATGTTTCTTGCTTTCAAATT
Coding sequences within it:
- the LOC123898500 gene encoding kiwellin-like, which produces MASMSNLMFLSSIFLFNIISIPFLANALSSCNGPCKTLDDCSGQLICINGKCNDDPDVGTRICSGTNPPPSPPSGGGGTCQPSGTLKCSGKSYTQYKCSPPVSSSTPASLTLNDFSEGGDGGGPSECDGKYHSNSERVVALSTGWYSGGTRCGKLIRITAKNGKSVTAKVVDECDSVNGCDAEHAGQPPCRNNIVDGSVSVWNALGLNTDDGVVPVTWSMA